Proteins found in one Campylobacter concisus genomic segment:
- a CDS encoding formate dehydrogenase subunit gamma, whose amino-acid sequence MTRILTLLFTLFVTAMATQGPTGVNQYNSAIWAAERIENIKPYEQGLGPIFTFIQGNDYFAIAALSIILAVIGAFALHFLIIGPKHFSHDGKKVFAFSLIIRIAHGLAAISWIILVPTGIIIMWGAELGGGTFVRFCRYLHDTATVIFAVSVLPMLFTWTKRMLPAIYDIRWMMIVGGYLSKKKRPVPAGKFNAGQKAWYWIAIPGGIVMIITGAIMYFTDFKEPAVASWFGLTQIDLLRYSVIIHNCLGIACAVFFLVHIYMAAIAIHGAIWSMITGYKEEEEVYVLHHYWYQELVRENKIPVSDYEKSYTNLK is encoded by the coding sequence ATGACGAGAATTCTTACTCTGCTTTTTACATTATTTGTAACAGCAATGGCAACTCAAGGACCAACTGGCGTCAATCAATATAATAGTGCCATTTGGGCGGCTGAAAGGATAGAAAATATCAAGCCATACGAACAAGGTTTGGGGCCGATATTTACTTTTATCCAAGGTAATGACTACTTTGCAATAGCAGCACTTTCTATCATTTTGGCTGTTATTGGAGCATTTGCATTACACTTTTTAATCATTGGACCAAAACATTTTAGTCATGATGGTAAAAAGGTGTTTGCTTTTTCATTGATCATACGTATAGCTCATGGTTTGGCAGCGATCTCATGGATCATTTTAGTGCCAACTGGTATCATCATTATGTGGGGTGCAGAGCTTGGCGGTGGAACATTTGTGCGTTTCTGTAGATACTTGCACGATACAGCAACTGTGATCTTTGCTGTTTCTGTGCTTCCTATGTTATTTACCTGGACAAAGAGAATGCTTCCGGCAATTTATGATATTAGATGGATGATGATAGTTGGTGGCTATTTATCAAAGAAAAAGAGACCTGTTCCAGCTGGTAAATTTAATGCTGGTCAAAAAGCATGGTACTGGATCGCTATCCCTGGTGGTATCGTTATGATAATTACTGGCGCGATTATGTATTTTACGGACTTCAAAGAGCCAGCGGTTGCTTCTTGGTTTGGTCTTACACAAATTGATCTTTTAAGATACAGCGTAATTATCCATAACTGTCTTGGCATCGCATGTGCAGTATTTTTCTTAGTTCATATTTATATGGCAGCTATTGCTATTCATGGTGCTATTTGGTCGATGATTACTGGATATAAAGAGGAAGAAGAAGTTTATGTTCTTCATCACTACTGGTATCAAGAGCTTGTTAGAGAGAATAAAATTCCAGTATCTGATTATGAAAAGTCTTATACAAATTTAAAATAA
- a CDS encoding diguanylate cyclase domain-containing protein gives MLEKQKTSLQIVKMFYTKAILLLLSFIFLALFVVCAGTNDIKYDLSSTNSNIKSSISNGFFIIKNDLFLKSKMVEAGLSDMLFDKNSTKNDLYISFYVFDKNRNLLYSKRFLGADDIAEKDLSQLSLNETDAGKFTVSDRVYKNNRFRDIYASYGLKNGGSILVQIDIKFLQNYTNVGYDDKSKTYAYLVDKYGNLSRDEFYKKFDESMFLPYVSLGDEFKEDKIIFSLSHMSFYLISYMPEYKIFVITASTKHFHIFMQFVLFWLSIFCFISSLILWVRDVKFVKNRIMPALKEVRDTLDGDEYEIKRSLNVTEFEDIKNGINKLKIEAKKATDGLEEYKSRFGYIFEQSFLKIVVYDAYSGDIIDASNAFLSSVGYTKDEIIELNLNDLIDGDFALFMQMKQDAQNSDMSFKIELKTKDGGTKEGFLQESQIELRDSRLNFMLIHELDDGKFTKKDNEAINDYSFLSPNVIAEALNSDPFSIVRSTQNIDSVFKVAQDKKLINLKDLISPESLDEFAVNVSNESKKFFEKGGKNSEINLVANMQTNENNKTPFKIKVKFIDNGADKEQKIIYFFNDLSDIAKLQEKYDAELKYFQSILWASQALVFSWDKKSDTLYIPNAIAKSLGYALNGDMSINFERAKTIFVDEFVSFKDFFDLIKKGEVYDGEVRFYRADKEIIYVRIRAKAIAFYDGEVSVIKGTMQDLSVQNSFFSYQDLLAKIFSYAKEQIIMLDDEFRIIDANDAFFDTLDISRDKNFIEKIYSKDIINFKNGLKDIKDEILNSLKITGFWQGLIHDVRSKNRLEVISISKLLNAFGDQEGYILLASSANDDCYNKEYLEFIAYHDTLTGLPNRFLLFNKLENLLKQAKKSLKIAAFYVDFDNFKSINDGYGHQVGDKILIEISKKIDEIFPKQGIFARIGGDEFIGAMPYENLGEIYETAENILRVGQSKISIDDDEKKLSVSIGISLSSDALSVDDLIERADWAMYQAKLNGKNKYYVFNSKKDTYFKNEYRDDSKIIEAIDAGEMFLLYQPEIDIKSGEVSSFEAFIRWKNGDKILRPSDFLPLAKGSKAVVAIALFTLKDALKARAVWLKEGINAKVRVNLCIKKLMTSEFFEKFKKLLKDEQLDANGLIIDIVDSASGVNLDDVVRYIDAYKELGVSFSLDDFASYSGSVEALGMLKTNRFNIDKRFCKQIFDSVEALKTIRMIKYVSDTFNFDVMIKNLEDKSMLEIFVGFGFSRFQGRLFAPELSLDDVLKFKFTLSSPLNVRNFQDDENYNMLCKIVGVKELMTRLINLLKCDEKISEKLKSEIANQVDDIRTINEKLAEILDTILVKIDKENVINLANEAILLCDNDLNLSGANK, from the coding sequence GTGCTTGAGAAACAAAAAACCAGCCTTCAAATAGTAAAAATGTTTTATACAAAGGCTATTTTACTTCTACTCTCATTTATATTTTTAGCATTATTTGTAGTTTGTGCCGGCACGAACGATATAAAGTATGATCTTAGCTCAACTAATTCAAATATAAAATCATCAATCTCAAATGGTTTTTTTATAATAAAAAACGATCTATTTTTAAAATCAAAAATGGTTGAAGCAGGTCTTAGCGATATGCTATTTGATAAAAATTCAACAAAAAACGATCTTTATATATCTTTTTATGTTTTTGATAAAAATAGAAATTTACTCTATTCAAAGAGATTTTTAGGTGCTGATGACATAGCCGAAAAGGATCTATCTCAGCTAAGTTTAAACGAGACAGATGCCGGGAAATTTACAGTATCAGATCGAGTTTATAAAAACAATCGTTTTAGAGACATTTATGCATCTTATGGACTAAAAAATGGAGGCAGCATTTTAGTTCAAATTGATATAAAATTTTTGCAAAACTACACCAATGTAGGTTATGATGATAAAAGCAAAACTTATGCTTATCTGGTAGATAAATATGGAAATTTATCAAGAGATGAGTTTTATAAAAAATTTGATGAATCGATGTTTTTGCCTTATGTGAGTCTTGGCGATGAGTTTAAAGAGGATAAAATAATATTTTCTTTAAGCCATATGAGCTTTTATCTCATAAGCTATATGCCAGAGTATAAAATTTTTGTTATTACTGCTTCAACGAAGCATTTTCATATCTTTATGCAGTTTGTGTTATTTTGGCTATCGATCTTTTGTTTTATATCTTCTTTAATTTTATGGGTTAGAGATGTAAAATTTGTAAAAAATAGAATAATGCCAGCTTTAAAAGAGGTAAGAGATACTTTAGATGGTGATGAATACGAGATAAAACGAAGCCTTAATGTAACAGAATTTGAAGATATAAAAAATGGAATAAACAAGCTAAAGATAGAAGCCAAAAAAGCAACTGATGGGCTAGAAGAATACAAAAGTAGATTTGGCTATATTTTTGAACAAAGCTTTTTGAAAATAGTAGTTTATGATGCTTATAGCGGCGATATTATTGATGCTAGTAATGCATTTTTATCATCCGTTGGCTACACAAAAGATGAGATTATAGAGCTAAATTTAAATGATTTAATAGATGGCGATTTTGCATTGTTTATGCAAATGAAACAAGACGCTCAAAATAGCGATATGAGCTTTAAAATCGAGCTAAAAACAAAAGATGGCGGCACTAAAGAGGGATTTTTACAAGAGTCGCAGATCGAGCTAAGGGATTCTAGGCTAAATTTTATGCTTATACACGAGCTTGATGATGGAAAATTTACGAAAAAGGATAACGAAGCAATAAATGATTATTCGTTTTTATCGCCAAATGTAATAGCAGAAGCATTAAATAGCGATCCATTTTCTATCGTAAGAAGTACGCAAAATATCGATAGTGTCTTTAAAGTCGCACAAGATAAGAAGCTTATAAATTTAAAAGATCTAATAAGTCCTGAAAGTTTAGATGAGTTTGCTGTAAATGTTTCTAATGAATCTAAAAAATTCTTTGAAAAAGGCGGCAAAAATAGCGAAATAAATCTCGTAGCCAATATGCAAACAAATGAAAACAACAAAACGCCATTTAAGATAAAAGTAAAATTTATAGATAATGGTGCTGACAAAGAGCAAAAAATCATCTACTTTTTTAATGACTTAAGTGATATAGCAAAGTTGCAAGAAAAGTACGATGCTGAATTAAAATATTTTCAAAGCATACTTTGGGCAAGCCAAGCGCTTGTCTTTTCATGGGATAAAAAAAGCGACACCCTTTATATCCCAAATGCTATTGCCAAGTCGCTCGGATATGCATTAAATGGGGATATGAGTATAAATTTTGAACGTGCAAAAACTATATTTGTAGATGAATTTGTAAGCTTTAAGGACTTTTTTGACCTTATAAAAAAAGGTGAAGTATATGATGGCGAAGTGCGTTTTTATAGGGCTGATAAAGAGATTATTTATGTAAGGATTAGAGCAAAAGCAATAGCTTTTTATGATGGTGAAGTAAGCGTCATAAAAGGCACAATGCAAGATCTTAGTGTGCAAAATAGCTTTTTTTCTTATCAAGACCTTTTAGCAAAAATTTTCTCATACGCAAAAGAGCAAATTATTATGCTTGATGATGAGTTTAGGATCATAGATGCTAATGACGCTTTTTTCGATACGCTTGATATTTCTAGAGATAAAAATTTTATAGAGAAAATTTACTCAAAAGATATAATAAATTTTAAAAACGGACTAAAAGATATTAAAGATGAAATTTTAAATTCACTTAAAATAACTGGCTTTTGGCAAGGTCTTATTCATGATGTTCGAAGCAAAAATAGACTCGAAGTCATAAGTATAAGCAAGCTTTTAAACGCGTTTGGCGATCAAGAGGGATATATTTTGTTAGCTTCAAGCGCAAATGATGACTGCTACAATAAAGAGTACCTCGAATTTATCGCGTATCACGATACACTAACTGGGCTGCCAAATAGATTTTTACTTTTTAATAAGCTAGAAAATCTACTAAAACAAGCAAAAAAAAGCTTAAAAATAGCAGCCTTTTATGTTGATTTTGATAATTTTAAATCGATAAATGACGGATACGGACATCAAGTAGGCGATAAAATCCTAATAGAAATTTCAAAAAAAATAGATGAAATTTTTCCAAAACAAGGAATATTTGCAAGAATAGGCGGGGACGAGTTTATAGGTGCTATGCCTTATGAAAATTTGGGAGAAATTTACGAGACTGCTGAGAACATCTTAAGAGTGGGCCAGAGTAAAATTTCTATTGATGATGATGAAAAAAAACTTAGCGTAAGTATTGGTATTAGTTTAAGTAGCGATGCACTTAGCGTTGATGATCTAATTGAAAGAGCCGATTGGGCCATGTATCAAGCAAAGCTTAATGGAAAAAATAAATATTATGTATTTAATTCGAAAAAAGATACGTACTTTAAAAATGAATATAGAGACGACTCAAAGATTATTGAAGCTATCGATGCTGGCGAGATGTTCTTACTATATCAGCCTGAGATTGATATAAAAAGTGGGGAAGTTAGCAGCTTTGAGGCATTTATTAGATGGAAAAATGGCGATAAGATATTAAGGCCATCAGACTTCTTACCGCTTGCAAAAGGCTCAAAAGCAGTTGTTGCTATCGCATTATTTACACTAAAAGATGCTTTAAAAGCTAGGGCTGTATGGCTAAAAGAGGGAATAAATGCAAAAGTTAGAGTAAATTTATGCATTAAAAAGCTAATGACATCTGAGTTTTTTGAGAAATTTAAAAAGCTTTTGAAAGATGAGCAACTAGACGCTAATGGGCTAATCATAGATATCGTTGACTCTGCAAGTGGCGTAAATTTAGATGATGTTGTTAGATATATTGATGCTTATAAGGAGCTAGGCGTTAGCTTTTCGCTTGATGATTTTGCGTCTTATTCAGGCTCGGTAGAAGCGTTAGGTATGTTAAAAACAAACAGATTTAATATAGATAAAAGATTTTGTAAACAGATTTTTGATTCAGTAGAAGCACTAAAGACCATACGCATGATAAAGTATGTATCAGATACTTTTAATTTTGATGTCATGATAAAAAATTTAGAAGATAAAAGCATGCTTGAAATTTTTGTTGGATTTGGCTTTAGTAGATTTCAAGGACGGCTTTTTGCGCCAGAGCTTAGCCTGGATGATGTGCTCAAATTTAAATTCACTCTATCATCTCCGCTAAATGTAAGAAATTTTCAAGATGATGAGAATTACAATATGCTTTGCAAAATAGTAGGCGTAAAAGAGCTTATGACTCGTTTGATAAATTTACTTAAATGCGATGAAAAAATAAGTGAAAAATTAAAAAGCGAAATAGCAAATCAAGTAGATGATATCAGAACAATAAATGAAAAATTAGCTGAAATTTTAGATACGATCCTTGTAAAAATAGATAAAGAGAACGTAATAAATTTAGCTAATGAGGCAATTTTATTATGCGATAATGATCTAAATTTGAGTGGAGCGAATAAATAA
- the yedF gene encoding sulfurtransferase-like selenium metabolism protein YedF, whose amino-acid sequence MTTIDCRNLECPKPVIMTKNALDSLSEGESLEILVNALAPKENISRFLKNQNINFSLESNGNETKILATKGKNALELTNFDEFVCDITPKNNKVLYLNEERAGSGEVGINLLSKFLGAFLQVEKKPKIIICVNNAVKMTTNRSHPSFKPLKDLEAAGVKILSCGSCLEAYKLVSDLAIGEISNAYEIIDILSTHEQIKL is encoded by the coding sequence ATGACAACAATTGATTGTAGAAATTTAGAGTGTCCAAAACCAGTCATAATGACAAAAAATGCACTTGATAGTTTAAGCGAAGGCGAAAGCTTAGAAATTTTGGTAAATGCACTAGCCCCAAAAGAAAATATTTCAAGATTTTTAAAAAATCAAAATATAAACTTTAGCCTAGAAAGCAATGGCAATGAGACTAAAATTTTAGCTACAAAAGGCAAAAATGCGCTTGAGCTTACAAATTTTGATGAGTTTGTCTGCGACATAACACCAAAAAATAATAAAGTACTCTATCTGAATGAAGAGCGCGCGGGAAGTGGCGAAGTAGGAATAAATTTACTATCAAAATTCTTAGGAGCATTTCTTCAAGTTGAGAAAAAGCCAAAGATAATAATCTGCGTAAATAACGCTGTAAAGATGACTACAAACCGCTCACACCCAAGTTTTAAGCCGCTTAAAGATCTTGAAGCTGCTGGTGTTAAAATTTTAAGCTGCGGAAGCTGCTTGGAGGCTTATAAGCTAGTAAGCGATCTTGCGATTGGCGAAATTTCAAATGCTTATGAGATCATCGATATACTCTCAACTCACGAGCAAATCAAATTATGA
- a CDS encoding NAD(P)H-dependent oxidoreductase: protein MNYLEILKFRHACKVFDESKKIGAGEFDFILEAGRLSPSSTGLEQWDILVVQNKELREKIKALSWNQAQITSCSHLVVVLAKIKEVKFGSTYVNKMIARNSNKDPEAIAARQKFYHDFLLANFKNDDELTFQWSHEQCMIIATNMMNAAASLGIDSCPIEGFDRHALNELLGLDESFQRVAIMVPFGYRLNPQPKKLRREISDIVTWVY from the coding sequence ATGAATTATCTTGAAATTTTAAAATTTCGTCATGCTTGCAAGGTTTTTGACGAAAGCAAAAAAATCGGTGCTGGAGAGTTTGATTTTATACTAGAGGCTGGCAGGTTAAGCCCTAGTTCAACTGGCCTTGAGCAGTGGGATATCTTAGTCGTTCAAAATAAAGAGCTTAGAGAAAAAATAAAAGCTCTTTCATGGAATCAAGCGCAAATCACATCTTGCTCACATTTAGTTGTCGTTTTAGCTAAGATCAAAGAGGTAAAATTTGGAAGCACATACGTTAATAAAATGATCGCTAGAAATAGCAATAAAGATCCTGAAGCCATTGCTGCAAGGCAAAAATTTTATCATGACTTTTTGCTTGCAAATTTTAAAAATGATGATGAGCTAACATTTCAGTGGTCGCATGAGCAGTGCATGATAATCGCCACAAATATGATGAATGCAGCTGCAAGTTTGGGCATTGATAGTTGCCCGATAGAAGGCTTTGATAGACATGCTTTAAATGAACTTTTGGGGCTTGATGAGAGCTTTCAAAGAGTGGCTATTATGGTGCCATTTGGCTACCGCCTAAATCCACAACCAAAAAAACTTCGCAGAGAAATTTCTGATATCGTTACTTGGGTTTATTAA
- the nspC gene encoding carboxynorspermidine decarboxylase — protein sequence MNEILKSIKTPAYVCEEARVRKNLELLKYVKEQSGAKILVALKGFAFSGVMDMVGSYLDGATCSGLHEAKFANEYVKGEIHTYSPAFKEEDFDEILKISKHITFNSFAQWQKFKGIALQNGIICGLRVNPEVSLAPTDSYNPCGKFSRLGITRANFKSELLDGISGLHFHALCEESASSLQVVLEAFEEKFGEFIPKMKWINMGGGHHITRADYDVELLIKIVRRFREKYDVEIYLEPGEAVGWQTGFLISSVLDIVHNEKDIAILDTSAEAHMPDTVLMPYRPAVRGESENGKFTYRFGGNTCLAGDIVGLEADDAEYKFDSELQIGDRVIFEDQIHYTIVKNTTFNGIKLPDLVLLKENGEVKMIREFGYEEYKRRN from the coding sequence ATGAACGAAATTTTAAAGAGTATAAAAACCCCAGCCTACGTCTGCGAAGAGGCAAGAGTACGTAAAAATTTAGAGCTTTTAAAATATGTCAAAGAGCAAAGCGGAGCTAAAATTTTAGTAGCACTTAAGGGCTTTGCATTTAGCGGAGTGATGGATATGGTGGGCTCGTATCTTGACGGCGCGACTTGTAGTGGGCTTCATGAGGCAAAATTTGCAAACGAATACGTAAAAGGCGAGATCCACACGTATAGCCCAGCGTTTAAAGAGGAGGATTTTGATGAAATTTTAAAAATTTCAAAGCACATTACATTTAACTCTTTTGCACAGTGGCAAAAATTTAAGGGTATTGCCCTGCAAAATGGCATTATCTGCGGCCTGCGCGTAAATCCAGAGGTCTCGCTAGCTCCAACTGATAGCTACAATCCATGCGGTAAATTTAGCAGGCTTGGCATTACAAGGGCAAATTTTAAGTCTGAGCTTCTTGATGGTATTAGTGGGCTTCATTTTCACGCACTTTGCGAGGAGAGTGCAAGTAGCTTACAGGTCGTGCTGGAGGCATTTGAGGAGAAATTTGGCGAGTTTATCCCAAAGATGAAATGGATAAATATGGGCGGCGGCCACCACATCACGAGGGCTGATTACGATGTGGAGCTGCTTATAAAAATAGTTAGGCGCTTTCGCGAGAAGTACGACGTAGAGATCTATCTGGAGCCTGGTGAGGCTGTGGGCTGGCAGACTGGCTTTTTGATAAGTAGCGTGCTTGACATCGTGCATAACGAAAAAGATATCGCCATCCTTGACACCTCAGCCGAGGCTCACATGCCTGATACTGTGCTGATGCCTTACCGCCCAGCCGTTAGGGGTGAGAGTGAGAATGGTAAATTTACTTATAGATTTGGCGGTAATACCTGCTTAGCTGGCGATATAGTGGGTCTTGAAGCGGACGATGCGGAGTATAAATTTGATAGCGAGCTACAAATAGGCGACCGCGTCATCTTTGAAGATCAAATTCACTACACCATCGTTAAAAACACGACATTTAATGGCATTAAGTTGCCTGACCTTGTCCTTTTAAAAGAAAATGGCGAAGTTAAAATGATCCGCGAATTCGGATATGAAGAGTATAAACGCAGAAACTAA
- the selD gene encoding selenide, water dikinase SelD encodes MIYHDKKLTQFVRAAGUAAKLDPSGLNKTISSLNLSHPNLLSSTNSNEDASVFKISSDLALVQTLDFITPVVNDPFIYGQIAAANSLSDVFAMGGEAINALNIVGFDSCNLAPEILGEILQGGADKVKECGGIIVGGHTIETQQMYYGLSVTGRVHPDKFWANNTAINGNVLILTKPLGSGILSTAIKADLLSMEQIKEAATIMAQLNFYALKALDGIKVYGATDVTGFGFLGHLSEMLNEKISFEIYEKNVPIIASAKEFADMGIIPEGSYKNREFAKHFIDKEADILLFDAQTSGGLLLAVGEKDAMLAVKRLKEVGYESSAIVGSAVSKSEFGIFLR; translated from the coding sequence ATGATCTATCACGACAAAAAGCTTACGCAGTTCGTTAGAGCCGCTGGTTGAGCTGCTAAGCTTGACCCGTCGGGTCTAAACAAAACGATTAGTAGTTTAAATTTATCTCATCCAAATCTGCTCTCAAGCACCAATTCTAATGAGGATGCGAGTGTCTTTAAAATTTCAAGTGATCTTGCACTTGTTCAAACGCTTGATTTTATAACGCCTGTGGTAAACGATCCATTTATCTACGGACAAATCGCTGCCGCAAATAGCCTAAGCGACGTCTTTGCAATGGGTGGTGAGGCGATAAATGCTCTAAATATCGTAGGCTTTGATAGTTGTAACTTGGCACCTGAAATTTTAGGCGAAATTTTACAAGGTGGAGCCGATAAAGTAAAAGAGTGTGGCGGTATAATCGTTGGCGGGCATACGATTGAGACACAGCAGATGTATTATGGGCTTAGCGTTACTGGAAGGGTACATCCTGATAAATTTTGGGCAAATAATACAGCCATAAATGGCAATGTTTTAATCCTTACAAAGCCCCTTGGAAGCGGCATTTTAAGCACAGCAATAAAGGCTGATTTATTAAGCATGGAGCAGATAAAAGAGGCTGCAACTATCATGGCACAGCTAAATTTTTATGCATTAAAGGCACTTGATGGTATCAAAGTCTACGGCGCTACTGATGTGACTGGATTTGGCTTTTTGGGGCATTTAAGCGAAATGCTAAATGAAAAGATCAGTTTTGAAATTTATGAAAAAAACGTGCCAATCATTGCAAGCGCAAAGGAATTTGCCGATATGGGCATTATTCCAGAAGGAAGCTATAAAAACCGCGAATTTGCAAAGCATTTTATAGACAAAGAAGCTGACATTTTACTATTTGACGCACAAACTTCAGGCGGACTTTTGCTTGCAGTTGGTGAAAAGGATGCGATGCTTGCAGTAAAGCGCTTAAAAGAAGTAGGTTATGAAAGCTCGGCTATCGTTGGCTCTGCGGTGTCAAAGAGCGAGTTTGGTATATTTTTAAGATAA
- a CDS encoding ATP phosphoribosyltransferase regulatory subunit, with protein sequence MNENVLNVYEHEIPNGSKLYFASSAKLKRQIEQKASEILENEGFSEIVTPFFSYHQHLSVDATNLLRFSDSLNHEISLRADSTVDTVRIVLRRLKANESKRWFYIQPVFRYPSQEIYQIGAELIGENDVLKSINIVAKLLNELKMDTFLQVSNIQIPRVICEILSVPIEIFENGQMEKILSQNVPWLSALALLKSVDELDEVIKISPSKLKEPLENLRNLASALEYKNLRIVPLYYSKMRYYDSLFFRFLRNNSIIASGGSYEIDGKINSGFAVYTDALIEEKINLRK encoded by the coding sequence ATGAATGAAAATGTTTTAAATGTTTATGAGCATGAAATCCCAAATGGAAGCAAGCTATACTTTGCCAGTAGCGCAAAGCTAAAGAGACAGATCGAACAAAAAGCTAGTGAAATTTTAGAAAATGAAGGCTTTAGCGAGATCGTAACGCCATTTTTCTCATATCACCAGCATTTAAGTGTAGATGCGACAAATCTTTTACGTTTTAGCGATAGCCTAAATCACGAAATAAGCCTAAGAGCTGATAGCACGGTAGATACTGTAAGGATCGTGCTTAGAAGACTAAAGGCAAACGAATCAAAAAGATGGTTTTATATCCAGCCAGTCTTTCGCTATCCAAGCCAAGAAATTTATCAAATCGGAGCCGAACTAATCGGTGAAAATGATGTTTTAAAAAGCATAAATATCGTAGCAAAGCTTCTTAATGAGCTAAAAATGGATACATTTTTACAAGTGAGCAATATACAAATTCCAAGAGTGATTTGTGAAATTTTAAGCGTGCCTATTGAAATTTTTGAAAATGGACAAATGGAGAAAATTTTATCTCAAAATGTTCCATGGCTAAGCGCTCTTGCTCTTTTAAAGTCAGTTGATGAACTGGATGAGGTGATTAAAATTTCTCCAAGCAAACTAAAAGAACCGCTTGAAAATTTGAGAAATTTAGCCAGCGCTTTAGAATATAAAAATTTAAGAATAGTTCCGCTATATTACTCGAAAATGAGATATTATGATAGTTTATTTTTTAGATTTTTAAGAAATAACAGCATAATAGCAAGTGGCGGTAGCTACGAAATAGACGGAAAAATAAATAGTGGTTTTGCTGTTTATACGGATGCATTGATAGAAGAAAAAATTAA